GGCGCTATACCGACCTAAATATGAACACTTTTACTATGCAAAACTCTAAAGATATGTATACCTTAGGGGTTTCAAAATATATTGTTGGGCATAAATTAAAAATACAAAGTGATATCAGCTACATAGAAACCCATGGTGGATCCAATGAAATCCTAGCTAGATTACAAATGGACGTGCACTTCTAAAACATAACAATTCGATAACACTACACACATTTATACTCATGATATTTGCAAACTTATTTCAATTAAATACTATGGACAACATCTATTTGTACATGATTATCGCATTAGCCATTTTAGCCATTGCTGATTTGGTTGTTGGGGTTAGTAATGACGCCGTAAACTTTTTAAATTCTGCGATTGGTTCTAAAGCCATATCGTTTAAAACCATCATGATCGTAGCCAGTTTAGGCGTAGCAGTTGGAGCCGTTTTTTCCAGCGGCATGATGGAAGTCGCTAGAAAGGGTATTTTTAACCCGGGGGAATTCATGTTTGATGAAATCATGATTATTTTTCTTGCCGTAATGATTACCGACATACTACTGTTAGACTTTTTCAATTCTATTGGTATGCCTACATCCACTACGGTATCTATTGTATTCGAACTTTTAGGAGCCGCAGTTGCTATAGCCCTTATAAAAATTGGACATGACGGGGGAGGTTTCTCTGATGTTATTACCTATATCAATACCTCAAAGGCCACACAAATTATTTTTGGAATACTGCTCTCGGTGGTCGTCGCATTTTCGGTAGGTGCCTTTGTGCAATGGTTTTCAAGACTATTATTATCCTATAACTTCGAAAAAAGGCTAATTGGGTAGGCGCTTTATTTGGTGGTTTTGCATTAACAGCAATTACCTATTTTATATTTATGAAGGGCCTAAAAGGTACTTCATATGCGAGTCAGACCTTCGATATTTTTGGTGGTGATACCATGAGTCATTTTTTAGAAACACAAGTAATTCCTATTGTACTTGCTAACTTTATTTGGTGGTTTTTACTATCCTATGCTTTAATTGTATTTCTAAAATCAAATATTTACAAATTAGTTATTGTAGCAGGAACGTTTGCTCTAGCTTTAGCTTTTGCAGGGAATGACCTAGTAAACTTTATAGGTGTTCCTGTAGCTGCTTATAATGCCTTTACTGCATGGTCTGCCTCTGGAATTCCTGCAAGTGAGTTTTCTATGGGCATTCTAGCTCAAAAGGTCCCCACCAACAACTGGCTACTCTTTATAGCTGGTATGATTATGGTTTTAACCCTATGGTTTTCTACAAAAGCTAAAAACGTTGTAAAAACTTCATTAGACCTATCAAGCCAAAGTGAAACTAAAGAACGTTTTCAACCTAACTACTTATCACGAATTTTTGTAAGAACAGCCGTTTTAATGTCTCAGATTTTAGGTTATATGTTACCAAAATCTTGGCAAGCAAAAATCGACAAACAATTTGAAGCGCCAGTTATTAAAATTTCAAAAGACAAACGCATTGAACTACCTGCATTTGATTTGGTAAGAGCCGCAGTAAACCTTATGGTCGCTGCTGTACTTATTTCGATTGCAACATCTTATAAATTACCACTATCTACTACTTACGTTACTTTTATGGTTGCCATGGGTAGTTCATTAGCCGATCGCGCTTGGGGTGCAGAAAGTGCAGTTTACAGAGTAGCTGGAGTAATAAACGTTATTGGAGGTTGGTTCTTCACGGCATTTAGCGCCTTTACAGCGGCGGCCTTAGTAGCCTACTTACTTAACTTGAACATAGGCATTATGTTCCCACTCCTACTCCTTATAGCACTTGCCCTATTAATTAGAAGTTCTATTGTACACAGTAAAAAATCTAAAGAATTAAAAGCAGAAGACAGCTTAATAAGAGCCGAAAGCAGCTCAATACAAGGCGTGATTCACGAAAGCGCAAGCAACATTGCCAATGTGGTTAAACGTGGAAACAAAATTTACACCAATTCAATAAATGGTTTGGCTAAACAAGATTTAGTCATGCTGAAAAAGAACAACAAACAAATTGTTAAATTATCACAAGAAGTTGAAGGCTTGCGAGATAATATATTTTACTTCATTAAAAATTTAGATGATTCGAGTATAGGGGCTAGTGATTTTTACATCAATATTTTAGGTTACCTACAAGATATGACACAATCTTTAGATTTTATTTCTAAAGCCATTCATAAACACGTTAACAATAACCACAAAAAACTAAAATTCAATCAAATTAAAGAATTGAAAGAGGTTGATGTTATTTTAGAACAGCTTTTCAATGATACTAAAGAAGCTTTTGAAACCCAATCGTTCAGTAAAATTTCGCATATACTAACAAGTAAAGAACCGTTATTTAAATTGCTTACTGAAAAAATTCATAAACAAGTAGAGCGCACTCGAACGGAAGAGTCTAGTCCGAAAAACACAACTTTATATTTTAGCTTATTATTAGAGACTAAGGATTTGTTATCGGCAACCATGAACCTGTTAGAGGAATATGATAATGCTCATGACGACTCTGTTAAGCCAGCTAAAATAGCTGAAACGAATAACGTTCAAACCATTAAAATTAATAACGAAGAAGAATAACTTTCTTTTATTCTTATCTACAAAACACTCATAAGGCTACAGCTTAATGAGTGTTTTTTTTGATATCATATTTCATGATTTTTTAAATAAACGGCAATATTTTCGCTCAGCTCATTAAAACATCTACCTTTGTTGGCATTAAAAACTAAAAAACATATTATTTATGATTTCAAACAACGCGTATTTTAACGACAATGTAAAATCTTTAGGTTACACGACTACAGAAGGTAACTCGACTTTAGGAGTTATGAACCCAGGTGAATATGAATTTGCCACGTCTAAGCACGAAACTATGCGAGTTATCGAAGGCCAAATGGTTGTTAAACTACCAAACGCAACAGACTGGGCTACTTTTAACGCCGGAGAAGCCTATGAAATTGATGCGAACGAAAAATTCCAGGTTAAAGTATCTTCACAAACTTCCTATTTGTGTACCTACAAATAATCGTTTAAATGCAAAAACTTTCGTTCTTCGTAATCTATATCTTTTTTTTGTACGTAAATGCATTAAACTAAAATTATAATTATGAAGAAAATTTCGATTTTATTGCTCGCTATTCTAACCTTATCATGTGTATCTAAAAAAAAGTATCTGGCTTTAGAACATGAAAATGGAGAAATAAGAAGCGAATTACAAAAAACGAAAGTAGAAAAAGAGGATTTAGAAGCTAAATTTGCCAGAATTGAGGAGCGTGTAGAAACCTATAACTCTAAAATCTCATCTTTACAAGCCGAAAATGACTCAAAACTTGATGTTGTAGAAAACGGAACAATCATTTCCAATGACGCCAAAATTAAAATGCGTGAAACATTAACACATGTGGATGCAGAGAAATTAAGTCAAGCTAAAACACTAAAAGATTCTATGAATTTAGCTGTAGCTTATAACCTTGAAAAAGTAATTAACTCTTCAGAATTAGATAACGAAGAAGATTTTGGTGTGAGTATTGACGGTACTGTGGTTATGATTTCTATTGCCGACGACATGCTTTTTAACACAGCTAGTTACAGATTGAGCTCTAAAGCAGATCCTATCTTAAAAAAATTAGCCGATGTTATTAACTCTGAAGAAAGTTTAGATGTTATGGTTGAAGGTCATACAGACTCTAGAACCATCAATACAGATCATATCGCAGATAACTGGGACCTTAGTGTATTAAGAGCCACATCGGTAGTTAGAAAGCTACAAGACAAATATAATGTCGCTCCAGAAAAACTGATCGCTTCAGGTAGAAGCAGCTATCAACCGATCGTGGATAATGATAGCTCTGACAACCGTGCGAAAAACAGAAGAACACGTATTATCATTCTTCCGAATATTGATAAGTTTTTTGCTTTGATGGCTGATGAAAGCTAATTTATAGCACATCTACAATAATGTATAAAACAGAACGAGCTGCCTTTTGGGCGGCTCGTTCTGTTTTTATACAACTAAGTGTATTTCAATTGAGCCAAAAAAAAAATCGTCTAAAACATACATTTTAGACGATTTAATATTTAAAAGATTAACTTATAAAGTTAATAGGATTAGCCTTCACAGCTTGCGCATTCTTTCTTCTGCTTAAACTTTTGAGCCGCATTCATACTATGCTGGTAATACAATGATTTAAGCCCTAATTTCCATGCCGTAACATAAATGTTATTTATATCTTTTACAGGCATATCTGGATGCACAATAATATTTACCGACTGTCCTTGATCGATATGGTTTTGACGATTGGCAGCTTGATATACAATAACCAACTGATCGATTTCAGAATAAGTTTTAAACACATCACGCTCATGTTCTGTAAGGAAATCTAAATGTTGTACCGAACCATCATAATCGCGGATACTACGCCAAACTTCAGATGTATTTTTACCTTTCTCTTCGAGTAATTGCTCTAAGAATGGATTTTTAATCGTGGTTTTAATCTTAGCGATATCTTTCACATAGATATTAGACCAGATGGGCTCGATTCCTTGTGATACTTGTCCTAAAATAAAGGCCGAAGAGGTTGTTGGTGCGATCGCGTTTAATGTCGCGTTTCTTCTTCCGTAGCCTTTTAAAACTTCCGGCTCGCCATATAACTCAGCTAATTCTTCTGAAGCTTTATACGACTTCTCTTGAATTAACTTAAAAATCTCACTGTTTAAACTATAAGCCTCTTCACTATCGAATGAGTACATTTTAGACTGTAATAAGGAATGCCATCCTAAAACACCTAAACCTAATGCACGGTTAGATTTCGCGAAGTTATAAGCACGTTCCATAAACATGAACGTTTGTCTATCCTCTAAATCTGAAGAATCTCTGTACTCCTCTAATTTCTGAACAAATTCTGTAATTACAGCATCTAAGAAATACACCATGGTTTCAACAGCATCGGTATCTTTCCACTTATCGTAGTG
This genomic interval from Tamlana carrageenivorans contains the following:
- a CDS encoding pyrimidine/purine nucleoside phosphorylase, which translates into the protein MISNNAYFNDNVKSLGYTTTEGNSTLGVMNPGEYEFATSKHETMRVIEGQMVVKLPNATDWATFNAGEAYEIDANEKFQVKVSSQTSYLCTYK
- a CDS encoding OmpA/MotB family protein, which encodes MKKISILLLAILTLSCVSKKKYLALEHENGEIRSELQKTKVEKEDLEAKFARIEERVETYNSKISSLQAENDSKLDVVENGTIISNDAKIKMRETLTHVDAEKLSQAKTLKDSMNLAVAYNLEKVINSSELDNEEDFGVSIDGTVVMISIADDMLFNTASYRLSSKADPILKKLADVINSEESLDVMVEGHTDSRTINTDHIADNWDLSVLRATSVVRKLQDKYNVAPEKLIASGRSSYQPIVDNDSSDNRAKNRRTRIIILPNIDKFFALMADES